Proteins from one Drosophila gunungcola strain Sukarami chromosome 3R, Dgunungcola_SK_2, whole genome shotgun sequence genomic window:
- the LOC128263557 gene encoding uncharacterized protein LOC128263557: MEHLSHLYPPQLPKGRGRPRATYAQTGEFDLGLIREYRSHPVLYDRTNKRFKDKLYVAQIWDQLAHKLGYDATSLRERMTTLRNRYNIEKRRVENGLSTQASQWPLFESLQFLGDHIRPRRSFKNMSIKDEGDEQYEVDDYQSDSNGHMTSVKDELEEDCEIFDCEQALPVTTVLGIPLNTSDEANKSQRSMNGEMPNGKGYNHFAESYQRRHQNQPEYIISSPIINHANKSNKRGGAQQATEDHHAAKRRADDSLSISAFYPTPTPAPLPPAYAKFRGFGEFMCHSLCDMPAATALRLVQKFTRELVQTSIRSEGSGGKRKSDQNDQVDPVDQSSESQEEDE, from the exons ATGGAGCACCTGTCGCACTTGTATCCCCCGCAGCTGCCGAAGGGGCGTGGCCGGCCCCGGGCCACATACGCCCAAACGGGCGAATTCGATTTGGGTCTGATCCGGGAATACCGATCGCATCCAGTGCTATATGATCGCACCAACAAACGGTTCAAGGACAAGCTGTATGTGGCCCAAATATGGGATCAGTTGGCCCACAAGCTGGGCTACGATG CCACCAGTTTGAGGGAACGCATGACAACGCTGAGAAATCGCTATAACATTGAGAAGCGCCGAGTGGAAAACGGCCTGTCCACGCAGGCTTCACAATGGCCCCTCTTCGAAAGCCTCCAGTTTCTGGGGGATCACATTCGGCCCAGGCGCAGCTTCAAGAACATGTCAATAAAGGATGAAGGTGATGAGCAGTACGAGGTGGACGATTATCAGAGCGACAGCAACGGTCATATGACTAGCGTTAAGGACGAACTGGAGGAAGACTGCGAGATTTTCGATTGCGAGCAGGCGCTGCCCGTGACCACAGTGCTGGG GATTCCCCTGAACACCTCCGATGAAGCCAACAAGAGCCAACGCTCGATGAATGGAGAAATGCCCAATGGCAAGGGCTACAATCACTTTGCGGAAAGCTATCAGCGGCGACATCAAAACCAGCCGGAATACATCATCAGTAGTCCCATAATCAACCATGCCAACAAGAGCAATAAGCGTGGAGGAGCACAGCAGGCAACGGAGGATCATCATGCAGCGAAACGCCGTGCCGACGACAGTCTATCGATATCCGCTTTTTATCCCACTCCGACTCCAGCTCCCTTGCCGCCGGCCTATGCCAAGTTCCGGGGATTCGGCGAGTTCATGTGCCACTCCCTGTGCGACATGCCGGCGGCCACTGCCTTGCGACTGGTGCAGAAATTCACCCGCGAACTGGTCCAGACCTCCATTCGCAGCGAGGGCAGCGGCGGCAAACGGAAGTCCGATCAGAACGATCAGGTCGACCCGGTCGACCAGAGCAGCGAGTCGCAGGAGGAGGACGAGTAG
- the LOC128253726 gene encoding LOW QUALITY PROTEIN: poly [ADP-ribose] polymerase tankyrase (The sequence of the model RefSeq protein was modified relative to this genomic sequence to represent the inferred CDS: substituted 1 base at 1 genomic stop codon), translated as MANNSRSRAILSVNLDAVMANDPLRELFEACKTGEIAKVKKLITPQTVNARDTAGRKSTPLHFAAGYGRREVVEFLLNSGASIQACDEGGLHPLHNCCSFGHAEVVRLLLKAGASPNTTDNWNYTPLHEAASKGKVDVCLALLQHGANHTIRNSEQKTPLELADEATRPVLTGEYRKDELLEAARSGAEDRLLALLTPLNVNCHASDGRRSTPLHLAAGYNRIGIVEILLANGADVHAKDKGGLVPLHNACSYGHFDVTKLLIQAGANVNANDLWAFTPLHEAASKSRVEVCSLLLSRGADPTLLNCHSKSAIDAAPTRELRERIAFEYKGHCLLDACRKCDVSRAKKLVCAEIVNFVHPYTGDTPLHLAVVCPDGKRKQLMELLTRKGSLLNEKNKAFLTPLHLAAELLHYDAMEVLLKQAAKVNALDSLGQTPLHRCARDEQAVRLLLSYAADTNIVSLEGLTAAQLASDNVLKLLKNPPDSETHLLEAAKAGDLDTVRRIVLNNPIAVNCRDLDGRHSTPLHFAAGFNRVPVVQFLLEHGAEVYAADKGGLVPLHNACSYGHYEVTELLVKHGANVNVSDLWKFTPLHEAAAKGKYDICKLLLKHGADPMKKNRDGATPADLVKESDHDVAELLRGPSALLDAAKKGNLARVQRLVTAESINCRDAQGRNSTPLHLAAGYNNFECAEYLLENGADVNAQDKGGLIPLHNASSYGHLDIAALLIKHKTVVNATDKWGFTPLHEAAQKGRTQLCSLLLAHGADAYMKNQEGQTPIELATADDVKCLLQDAMATSLSQQALSASTQSLASSSPAPDAAGPGAAAASAGAGAGTSSSSSSAILSPTTETVLLPTGASMILSVPVPLPLSSSTRISPAQGAEANGAEGASSDDLLPDAETITNVSGFLSSQQLHHLIELFEREQITLDILAEMGHDDLKQVGVSAYGFRHKILKGIAQLRSTTGIGNNVNLCTLLVDLLPDDKEFVAVEEEMQATIREHRDNGQAGGYFTRYNIIRVQKVQNRKLWERYAHRRQEIAEENFLQSNERMLFHGSPFINAIVQRGFDERHAYIGGMFGAGIYFAEHSSKSNQYVYGIGGGIGCPSHKDKSCYVCPRQLLLCRVALGKSFLQYSAMKMAHAPPGHHSVVGRPSAGGLHFAEYVVYRGEQSYPEYLITYQIVKPDDSSSGTEDTRXWMPSVGSTPTTTSPALHQPHPQQYHPHQQQSQQQQQQQHQQPQQQQKPPPQQQTSAPPVAKRRKHAKPSLQLQYQHYQPQQVASAASTVTTTQPAPAGVFTHTSNNNNSTSSSSGNVNNNNNDMSPVSNSNSYSSVDTNQTLLNSLANQQRNHHRQQQQQQQQLQNQQQQQQQHQANRSQQKYSQFMIITPAVSIDREFEYESHLDFEDFANAAHNNGNLFRLGLRRSDSSSGNDDDSGHSSDSSSFRSNYNPYLHHSRQHLLTKGGAGGGGKGNHFYAFTSSWRWCSLLCAAMRCFGAGGHGGGHGNAPYSSSLQHHRLRRCSSYNAENAYEHFAAPFKARKTRDHMNNITYEL; from the exons ATGGCCAACAACAGTCGAAGTCGGGCCATTTTGAGCGTTAATCTCGATGCGGTCATGGCCAACGATCCGTTGAGGGAGCTCTTCGAGGCTTGCAAAACGGGCGAGATCGCCAAGGTGAAGAAGCTAATAACGCCGCAGACCGTAAATGCCAGGGATACGGCGGGACGCAAGTCCACGCCACTGCATTTCGCAGCGG GTTATGGACGCCGAGAAGTGGTGGAATTCCTGCTGAACAGCGGCGCCTCCATCCAGGCCTGCGACGAAGGCGGCCTGCATCCGCTGCACAACTGCTGCTCCTTTGGCCACGCAGAGGTGGTGCGATTGCTGCTGAAGGCTGGGGCCAGTCCGAACACCACCGACAACTGGAACTACACGCCGCTGCACGAGGCGGCCAGCAAGGGCAAGGTGGATGTGTGCCTGGCCCTGTTGCAGCATGGGGCAAACCATACGATTCGCAACTCGGAGCAGAAGACACCGCTGGAGCTGGCGGACGAGGCCACGCGGCCCGTCTTGACCGGTGAATATCGCAAGGACGAGCTACTGGAAGCTGCTCGCTCCGGAGCTGAGGATCGTCTGCTGGCCCTGCTCACGCCCCTCAATGTGAACTGTCATGCCAGCGATGGACGACGCTCCACACCGCTGCATCTGGCAGCTGGCTACAACCGCATCGGCATCGTCGAGATCCTGCTGGCCAACGGGGCGGATGTGCATGCCAAGGACAAGGGCGGCCTGGTGCCGCTCCACAACGCCTGCTCCTACGGCCACTTCGATGTGACCAAGCTGCTCATCCAGGCCGGCGCCAATGTGAACGCCAACGACCTGTGGGCCTTCACGCCGCTCCACGAGGCCGCCTCCAAGAGCCGCGTCGAGGTCTGCAGCCTGCTGCTCAGCCGCGGCGCAGATCCCACCCTCCTCAACTGCCACAGCAAGTCGGCCATCGATGCGGCGCCCACCAGGGAGCTCAGAGAACGGATTGCCT TTGAGTACAAGGGGCACTGTCTGCTGGATGCCTGTCGAAAGTGCGACGTGTCGCGTGCCAAGAAGCTGGTCTGCGCCGAGATTGTGAACTTTGTGCATCCGTACACGGGGGACACACCGCTCCACCTGGCCGTTGTGTGTCCGGATGGCAAGCGCAAGCAGCTGATGGAGCTGCTGACCAGAAAGGGATCGTTGCTGAACGAGAAGAACAAGGCATTCCTGACGCCCCTCCATCTGGCCGCCGAGCTGCTCCACTACGATGCCATGGAGGTGCTGCTGAAGCAGGCCGCCAAGGTGAATGCGCTGGACAGTCTGGGCCAGACGCCACTGCATCGGTGTGCCCGTGACGAGCAGGCCGTTCGTCTGCTGCTCTCCTACGCCGCCGATACGAACATCGTTTCGCTGGAGGGCTTGACCGCCGCGCAATTGGCCTCGGACAATGTGCTGAAGCTGCTCAAGAATCCGCCGGACAGCGAGACCCATTTGCTGGAGGCCGCGAAGGCCGGAGATCTGGACACTGTGCGGCGCATAGTGCTCAACAATCCCATCGCGGTCAATTGCCGCGACCTGGATGGGCGACATTCCACACCCTTGCACTTTGCAGCCGGGTTCAATCGCGTGCCAGTGGTTCAGTTTCTGTTGGAGCACGGCGCCGAGGTTTATGCGGCCGATAAAGGCGGACTGGTGCCACTGCACAATGCCTGCTCGTACGGGCATTACGAAGTGACCGAACTGCTGGTCAAGCACGGAGCCAATGTGAACGTGTCCGATTTGTGGAAGTTTACACCGCTGCATGAAGCAGCCGCCAAGGGAAAGTACGATATTTGCAAACTGCTACTCAAGCACGGCGCTGATCCCATGAAAAAGAACCGGGACGGAGCCACACCGGCGGATTTGGTCAAGGAGTCGGATCACGATGTGGCTGAGCTGTTGCGGGGACCATCGGCCCTACTGGATGCAGCGAAGAAGGGGAACTTGGCACGGGTTCAGCGATTGGTGACCGCAGAGTCGATCAATTGCCGGGATGCGCAGGGCAGGAACTCCACACCGCTGCACCTGGCCGCGGGATACAATAATTTTGAGTGTGCCGAGTATCTGCTGGAGAATGGAGCGGATGTCAATGCGCAGGACAAGGGCGGACTTATACCCCTGCACAATGCCAGCAGCTATGGCCACTTGGATATTGCCGCACTGCTGATCAAGCACAAGACGGTGGTGAATGCCACCGACAAGTGGGGATTCACACCGCTGCACGAGGCGGCCCAAAAGGGACGCACTCAGCTGTGCTCGCTGCTGCTGGCCCACGGCGCGGATGCCTACATGAAGAACCAGGAGGGACAGACGCCCATCGAGCTGGCCACGGCGGATGATGTCAAGTGTCTGCTGCAGGATGCGATGGCCACCTCGTTGAGTCAGCAGGCGTTGAGTGCTTCCACGCAATCGCTGGCCAGCAGTTCCCCGGCCCCAGATGCCGCCGGACcaggagcagcggcagcaagtGCGGGTGCGGGTGCAGGCACAtcatcctcgtcctcatccGCCATCCTGTCGCCCACCACGGAAACGGTGCTGCTGCCCACCGGTGCCTCCATGATCCTGAGTGTTCCTGTGCCACTGCCCCTGTCCAGCAGCACGCGCATTAGTCCCGCCCAGGGGGCCGAAGCCAATGGGGCCGAGGGCGCCTCCTCGGACGACCTGCTGCCGGATGCGGAGACCATCACGAATGTGTCCGGCTTCCTGAGCAGCCAGCAGCTCCACCACCTAATCGAGCTGTTCGAACGCGAGCAAATCACCCTGGACATTCTGGCCGAGATGGGCCACGACGATCTCAAGCAGGTGGGCGTCTCCGCCTACGGTTTTCGCCACAAGATACTCAAGGGCATTGCGCAGCTAAGGTCCACCACAG GCATTGGCAACAATGTGAATCTGTGCACTTTGCTAGTGGATCTGCTGCCGGACGACAAGGAGTTTGTGGCCGTCGAGGAGGAGATGCAGGCCACGATTCGTGAGCATCGGGACAATGGTCAGGCTGGCGGTTACTTCACTCGCTACAACATCATTCGG gTACAAAAAGTACAGAACCGAAAGTTGTGGGAGCGCTATGCGCATCGACGGCAGGAGATCGCCGAGGAGAACTTCCTTCAGTCCAACGAGCGAATGCTCTTCCACGGCAGCCCCTTCATCAACGCCATCGTGCAGCGCGGGTTCGATGAGCGCCACGCCTACATTGGCGGGATGTTCGGTGCTGGCATTTATTTCGCCGAGCACAGCTCGAAGAGCAATCAGTATGTCTATGGAATTGGCGGCGGCATTGGCTGTCCCTCGCACAAGGACAAGTCCTGCTACGTGTGTCCCAG ACAACTGCTGCTGTGCCGAGTGGCCTTGGGCAAATCCTTCTTGCAGTACAGCGCCATGAAGATGGCTCACGCACCGCCAGGACACCACTCGGTGGTGGGAAGACCCTCGGCGGGTGGACTGCACTTTGCCGAATACGTTGTCTATCGGGGCGAACAG tCTTATCCGGAGTACTTGATAACGTACCAAATCGTGAAGCCCGATGACAGCAGTAGCGGGACGGAGGATACGAGATGATGGATGCCCTCTGTTGGCTCCACGCCCACAACCACATCGCCAGCGCTGCACCAGCCACACCCACAACAGTATCACCCACATCAgcagcagtcgcagcagcagcaacagcagcagcaccagcaaccacaacaacaacagaagcCACCGCCACAACAGCAGACCTCAGCTCCTCCAGTTGCCAAGAGGCGGAAGCATGCCAAACCGTCGCTGCAGTTGCAGTACCAGCACTATCAGCCCCAGCAGGTTGCATCCGCTGCCTCCACTGTGACCACCACCCAACCAGCGCCCGCTGGCGTCTTTACGCACaccagcaacaataacaacagcacgagcagcagcagcggaaatgtgaataataacaacaatgaCATGTCGCCGGTGTCGAACAGCAATAGTTACTCCTCGGTGGACACCAATCAGACGCTGCTCAATTCACTGGCCAACCAGCAGCGCAATCACCatcgacaacagcagcagcagcagcagcagctgcaaaatcagcagcagcagcagcagcaacatcaagcGAATCGCAGCCAGCAAAAGTATAGTCAATTTATGATCATCACACCCGCCGTATCCATAGATCGAGAATTTGAGTACGAGTCGCATTTGGACTTTGAGGATTTCGCCAATGCGGCCCACAACAACGGGAATCTCTTTCGGCTGGGATTGCGGCGgagcgacagcagcagcggcaacgaCGACGACAGTGGCCacagcagcgacagcagcagtTTCCGCTCGAATTACAATCCCTACTTGCACCACAGTCGCCAGCATTTGCTGACGAAAGGAGgcgctggtggtggtggcaaGGGCAATCACTTTTACGCCTTCACCTCGTCGTGGCGATGGTGCAGTCTGCTGTGCGCCGCCATGCGCTGCTTTGGAGCCGGTGGACACGGTGGTGGACATGGTAATGCTCCGTACAGCAGCTCCCTGCAACACCATCGACTGCGGCGCTGTTCGTCGTACAATGCCGAGAACGCCTACGAACACTTTGCGGCCCCCTTCAAGGCGCGAAAGACGCGCGATCACATGAACAACATCACCTACGAGTTGTGA
- the LOC128265024 gene encoding probable serine/threonine-protein kinase tsuA — protein MELKVWVEGIQRIVCGVTVNTTCQDVVFALAHATGKVGRFTLIERWRNNERHLAPNENPMKLLLKWGEYANDVQFILQRSENKTQQQQQQQQQQQQQQQTNNNNNNNYAVMTTKKPLGPNNNNNNSNKPAPTLLKQKSNVELSYRTKELKKSFGGYDAKQFDNIGIVKGIPQQQQQQQQLQSQSPISGAMVLPPMVSQEPLPPQGNNNVAAPLLPKHEKSLSNPLDMSSTGTGTPPTTANGYNDFYNNNSSSNQHIYSQLSKSSNELRRSSPNELYYNNNSNNINNNNNSPELYKQTPTISANGALVPPPYRDPPPPRNSPMCQGQRLASSNADTMSNASSSTNPFLSDYDQHSNHNNNSINNNSQAMEEGETMFQATQYNDLLQLIKFQREKITAQQMELQKFDSEIVYLESKERDHAHELEAISREISKADQIFRQGSEQLQTLQYVEEENELVKQQEKTLKSEIALLRSKLANCETELLQCKNKMRLLMDDIELEQQQQTNRQTVERDFLMEMERIQSEIDQALHNTDTSNKTADTLKKELLMIEHAIADKKRQVEQLVNEMKEVNLQSLTVTTTEEIKHLLEGPNKQGSSRRIIGSPRQLETAVPTSKNPHGVWV, from the exons ATGGAGCTGAAAGTTTGGGTCGAGGGCATTCAGCGAATTGTTTGCGGCGTTACAGTGAACACCACATGTcag GATGTGGTCTTCGCTTTGGCCCATGCCACCGGAAAAGTGGGAAGATTCACTTTGATCGAAAGGTGGCGCAATAATGAACGCCATTTGGCACCCAACGAGAATCCCATGAAACTGTTACTAAAATGGGGCGAGTATGCAAATGATGTGCAGTTTATATTACAACGATCCGAGAACAAaacgcagcagcaacaacaacaacaacaacaacagcagcagcaacaacaaaccaacaataacaacaacaataactaTGCTGTGATGACAACGAAAAAGCCGCTGGGCccaaacaataataataataatagcaacAAGCCAGCGCCCACATTGCTGAAGCAAAAATCGAACGTCGAACTCAGCTACCGCACAAAGGAATTGAAAAAGAGTTTTGG GGGCTACGATGCCAAGCAGTTTGATAACATTGGAATTGTTAAAGGGATtcctcagcagcagcaacaacagcaacagttgcaGTCGCAATCTCCGATTTCAGGGGCTATGGTGCTGCCACCAATGGTTTCACAGGAGCCGCTGCCACCACAGGGCAACAACAATGTGGCGGCGCCACTGCTGCCAAAACATGAGAAATCGCTGTCGAATCCTCTAGACATGAGCAGCACGGGCACAGGCACTCCACCGACCACAGCAAATGGCTACAACGACTTTTACAACAATAACAGCAGCAGTAATCAGCATATCTACAGCCAGCTGAGCAAATCCAGCAATGAACTGCGACGCTCTAGCCCCAACGAGCTTtactacaacaacaatagtaataatatcaataacaacaataactcACCGGAGCTGTATAAGCAAACACCGACGATTTCCGCAAATGGAGCCTTAGTGCCGCCACCATATCGTGATCCTCCGCCACCAAGGAACAGTCCCATGTGCCAGGGTCAGCGTTTGGCCAGCAGCAATGCGGACACCATGTCCAATGCCTCCTCCTCGACGAATCCATTCCTCAGTGACTACGATCAGCACAGCAACCACAATAACAATAgcattaataataatagccAGGCCATGGAGGAGGGCGAGACCATGTTCCAGGCCACGCAATACAACGATCTGCTGCAGCTCATCAAGTTTCAGCGGGAGAAGATCACAGCCCAGCAAATGGAATTGCAAAAG ttCGACTCGGAAATAGTATATTTAGAAAGTAAGGAACGCGATCACGCCCACGAATTAGAGGCCATTTCGCGTGAGATCTCCAAAGCAGATCAAATCTTTCGACAAGGCAGCGAGCAGCTGCAGACTCTGCAGTATGTGGAGGAGGAGAACGAACTGGTCAAGCAGCAGGAGAAAACCCTGAAGTCGGAGATTGCTCTCCTCCGCTCCAAGTTGGCCAATTGCGAGACTGAGCTGCTACAGTGCAAGAACAAAATGCGTCTGCTGATGGACGACATTGAGCtggagcaacagcagcagaccAATAG GCAAACCGTGGAACGTGACTTCTTAATGGAAATGGAGCGGATACAGAGCGAAATTGATCAGGCCCTGCACAATACTGACACTTCGAACAAGACAGCAGATACTTTGAAGAAGGAGTTGCTGATGATTGAGCACGCCATTGCCGATAAGAAGCGTCAGGTGGAGCAGCTGGTCAACGAGATGAAGGAGGTGAACTTGCAAAGTCTGACGGTGACCACCACAGAGGAGATCAAGCATTTGCTGGAGGGACCCAACAAGCAGGGCAGCAGTCGTCGGATAATCGGGTCACCCAGGCAACTGGAAACTGCTGTCCCGACCAGTAAAAATCCTCACGGCGTCTGGGTTTAA